Within Sphingobium sp. SCG-1, the genomic segment ACTATCACGCTGCCATCGGCGGCATGGACGCGGATCATCTGCCCATTGGGAGAGGATTTCAGCGCCTCGTAATTGGGGAGCGACTGCATCGCCACGACGACCGCGACCGCAAGTGCGATCAGGCCCGCGAGCAGCGATAGCCCGCCGATCTTCAGGCCGCGGATCAACCACAGCTTCACGCTAGCCGAAGCTCCACCCGATACTGCCTTCTTGCTGCCCGCTCGTGCCATCTGTTCGCCGGATACGCGTTAACCCTGTCCGCTACAAGCGGATGACGGCTTTATGGCGGCTGAACGTATTTATTCGGCTTCCTCGCGTGGCTTGAAGTCCAGCGAGGCGCTGTTCATGCAATAGCGCAGGCCGTTTTCACCGGGGCCATCAGGGAAGACGTGGCCAAGATGCCCATCACACTTGGCGCAGCGCACTTCGACACGCCGCATGCCATGGCTGCTGTCGACGACTTCCTGGACCACTTCGGCGTCGACCGGGGCGGTGAAACTGGGCCAGCCGGAACCGCTGTCATATTTCTCGCCTGCGTCGAACAGTTCCGTACCGCAGCCTGCACAATAATAGACGCCGTCACTCTTGTTCGCGTTGAGTTCGCCGGTGAAGGCCCGCTCGGTGCCCGCTTCGCGCAACACATGATAGCGTTCAGGGGAGAGGCGCTGGCGCCATTCGGCGTCGGTGAGATGCAGTTTTTCCATACAATGAATATGGGACAGCCATGTGACGCGATCAAGTCACGCGAGTGAGGCGTGCGACGAGATTGGCAGCGCCGGGGAGGGCAGTGAGCGCCTTCGCCAGCGCCGGACGATGGCCAAGGGTCTTGACGAAGCCTGCCAGCGCAAGCGGCTGCGCCACCCGCCGGGCAAAGGTCTGTTGGTGCAGGCTCGCGCCGTCGGGGCCGTGTTTCAACCAGTGCTCGACTGCGCTCTGTGCGCTGGCCAGGGCTATGCCGATACCCTCCCCGGCGACGGAGGGGATCACGGCCGCCTGATCGCCCAGACGGAACAGGCCGGTGCGTGTGTCCCTTGCGCGCCAGCCATAGGGCACATTGCCGATCGCGTCGATCTGCGGCTTGGCGGGCATGTCGGCAAGGCGATCGGCAAGGGCGGGCATTTCGTCGGCGAGCCGGGCGAATAAGGCTGCGGGATCGCCGCCAACGTCGGTGAGGCGGCTTTTGCGCACGGCCATGCAGGCGTTGACGCTGCCATCTTCCTGACAGACTAGGCCGAGATAGCCGCGTTCGAACAGATGCAGTTCGATGCGCCCGCCCACGAGCCGGGTCAGTGCGGGCGTGGGGACAAGGCGAAGGCGCAGGCCAAGTTCCGGATCGTCGCCGGTCCCGCCGCGAGGGGGCGCTACGCCGCGCAGGTCCGATTTGCCGGTGGCGAGGAACAGGCTCTGCCAAGGGATTGTCTCGCCATTGTGCAGCGTGGCGTCGAATTCTCCAAGCGCGCGAACCGTTATGCCACGTTCGACTGTCACGCCATCGGCTTCGGCACGGGCGAGCAGTGCGGAGTCCAGGCAGCGGCGCGAGATGCCCATGGCGGGCGCGGGGAGGCGGGCAATATGCTCGTTGCCTCCGACATAGAGTGCCATGTCGGTGACGGTGTGACCGCCCAATATTGCTCGGTCGACGCCCAGCGCGGCGATGCGCGCTAACGTCCGCCAACTGAGGAAACCGCCGCAGATGGCGTCGCCCGGAGCCTCGAGACGTTCGATCAGGCGAGGCTCAATCCCGGCCTTGGCCAGCGCAATGCCTGCGGCTGCGCCTGCCGGACCGCCGCCGAGGATCAGCGGCGCATCATGCGTCACTTGTGCCGCTCTACACAGAGCCGGAAGGGGAAGACTCGCTTTACCTGCGCCACGCCGCTCAGATGCGTCGCGGCAAGCATCGCCTCCCATTCGGCGGGGCGGAAGCTGCGCGCGATCGACAGTTGCCCGTCCTCCCGCACGATCCGATGCACGCCTAGCAAGCGCGCGAGCAAGGGAAAGCCGCGATAGGCGAAACCATGGCGGTGCAAATCATTCACGAACCAGCCGCGCGCGCTCACCTGTTCCATAAAAGTCAAGAAGTCGAGGCGCTGACGGTCACTCATATGGTGGGTGACAAAATTGGAGACGACGAAATCCCATGGCTCGCCCGCCAAGTCCGCATAGTCGCCGGTCCGATAGCGGATGTTCGCGCCGGGAATATGCCGCGCCTCTGCCACCGCTTCGCTACGGGGGTTGAGGTCCACGCCCACCAGTTCACAGGCGATGCCGCGCTTTTGCGCCCACTTCCAGATCGCGCGCAACATGCCGCCGTCTCCATAGCCCACGTCCAGCAGGCGGAAGGTCTTGGCGTTTGAGCGCTTCAGGAAAGCTAAGGTGGATCGAGGGGTGAGCGTTGCGATGTTGACGCGCGCGAGCCCTCTCAGGACGTCCGCATACACCGCTGGCGAAAGCGTCTCGGCATCCATCTGCTCCTCTTCTTCGGCGCGGATGGACAGGTCGCGAGTCACTCGCTGGCGCCGGTGAAAAGAAAACCTTCGGCGGCAAGGCCCGGTCCGAAGGCAATGGCGAGACCCTGTTTCGGCGCCGGTTCGGCAAGAATGCGGGCGAGGACGAACATCAGCGTGGCCGAGGACATATTACCGAACGCGTCCAATATGGCGCGGCTGTTGTCCAGCGCCGTACCGGGCAAGCGCAGCGCGTTGGCAACGGCGTCCAGGATCGAGCGCCCCCCGGCGTGGACGGCCCAGCTATCGACGGCGTGCGGATCGACCGGCAGCATGGCGGGATCGGCG encodes:
- a CDS encoding methyltransferase domain-containing protein; amino-acid sequence: MDAETLSPAVYADVLRGLARVNIATLTPRSTLAFLKRSNAKTFRLLDVGYGDGGMLRAIWKWAQKRGIACELVGVDLNPRSEAVAEARHIPGANIRYRTGDYADLAGEPWDFVVSNFVTHHMSDRQRLDFLTFMEQVSARGWFVNDLHRHGFAYRGFPLLARLLGVHRIVREDGQLSIARSFRPAEWEAMLAATHLSGVAQVKRVFPFRLCVERHK
- a CDS encoding NAD(P)/FAD-dependent oxidoreductase is translated as MTHDAPLILGGGPAGAAAGIALAKAGIEPRLIERLEAPGDAICGGFLSWRTLARIAALGVDRAILGGHTVTDMALYVGGNEHIARLPAPAMGISRRCLDSALLARAEADGVTVERGITVRALGEFDATLHNGETIPWQSLFLATGKSDLRGVAPPRGGTGDDPELGLRLRLVPTPALTRLVGGRIELHLFERGYLGLVCQEDGSVNACMAVRKSRLTDVGGDPAALFARLADEMPALADRLADMPAKPQIDAIGNVPYGWRARDTRTGLFRLGDQAAVIPSVAGEGIGIALASAQSAVEHWLKHGPDGASLHQQTFARRVAQPLALAGFVKTLGHRPALAKALTALPGAANLVARLTRVT
- the msrB gene encoding peptide-methionine (R)-S-oxide reductase MsrB, with product MEKLHLTDAEWRQRLSPERYHVLREAGTERAFTGELNANKSDGVYYCAGCGTELFDAGEKYDSGSGWPSFTAPVDAEVVQEVVDSSHGMRRVEVRCAKCDGHLGHVFPDGPGENGLRYCMNSASLDFKPREEAE